The DNA segment GCAAAACTTAATTGTGAGCGTATAAGCTTAGTCGATATAAGTTTACTTTCTTGCGCATAGCAATGCTCAATAGTCGAATGATTAATTTTAAAGTCATTAGCATTGAGTTGATCAAAATAACAGGATTTAGCATGAATGTTGTTAAAATCCACTTTCGTTAATTGTGATTGACTAAAGTAAATATCAGCCATATTACAGTGATTAAATTCTACCTTTTCTAAAGCGCTATGATTAAAATGTACTTTTTTGAATTGACAGTTACGCCACTGACTACTAATAGATGTACTTTTAGATAAATCTGTTTGCTCAAATAGGCTATGATTGATAATTGCTTGGTCGAATTGGCTCTCTGATAATAAAGTATTTTTAAAGTTGCTTGAATCAATTTGAAGGTTTTTAAAAATGCTAGTGTTAAGATTCGCATCTTCAAAGTTAGTATTTTTAATGATTGTACGCTTAAAAAGTGCATTGGTTAAGTTAGCACCTTTAAAAATACTATTGGTTAGATCACAATCAGTGAAATCATAATTTGAGAAATTTTCATTTGAAAAATCACCATTTTGAAAATGAATTTTAGTAATTTTTTTAGCTTGTGGCTTAACTTTATTGGCTTTTTCTTCTTCGGCTGTTTTAATTTGCTGTGTGACATCTTTAAGTAAAGATTCAGGGCTAGGCAGTTTATCAATCTCGCTTTTAGGCAATAGTGTTTTTGCTTGATTAAAACTATTGGTTAATGATGTACTTAAACTTAAAAGCATACTATCTAATGTAATATCAGAAGGATTCAAAGTTAGATCTTTCTTACCAGGCAATTGTTCAGTTATTTGATTTTGGACTACCTGTAACTTACTATCAACGTAGGTTTTAATTTTATTAATCATCACTTTGGGATTGGATTCATTTAAAGCACTATCAAGCTCACTGGGTAGTTGTTGTGTTTGAGCTTGCTGAATTTGACTTGCATATTGAGATTTTAATGTTGCAACTTTTTGGTCAATATCTGCTTTGATATTTTTGATTTCAGGGTCTAATTCGATTGGTTTTGGCTGTGGCTTATCTATGCTTATTTCAGAAGGGATTTGTAGTTTTTTTATCTGCATAGGTTTTGGTTTAAAATTGGGCTTTTTCAGTGCTTTTTGCTTTAAAAATTCGTTTTTGTGTTCTTCTAGTGAGATAGTTTCATCTAAGGTTGGATCAGTAATATAAAAATAATCAATATCACTGGCTAGTTGATCTTTTACCTCAATTGTACCATGGGCAACGACAATGCCCGTTTGATATTCTGGAAGTAGCCATATTAGATCAGGTTGTAATTGCACTTGATCTAATTGATCTTTTTTTTCGACAAACAGTTCAATGCGTTTAAAAGGCAGTGAGTAGGTAGTATTTTCATCTTTACTAGTCGATTGATCAATTATTTTAAAGGCTTCATTCCAGCGAAAGGGTATTTTACTCCACTGATCTTTAGGTGCAATTTGAAAGGTATCTTGTTGATGGTCTTTAGGTAAAGAAGGCCAGTTATTTTTAAGCCATTCATCATTGAATGTGCCTTTCGTTTTACGATAGTGTTTATCAGTTAATGGTAGTGCTAAAAATGTCTTTTTAGCATCTCTTTTATTGATATCGCCAATCTGTAAGCTTATATTTTCAGTTTGGTTATTTTCACAATAGATTAAACATTCACTATATTTTCTTTCAATACCATGGTCAAATAAAGCGCTAGCTTGAATTTTCTTTATCAGTGTTAAAAGCGCTTTTTTATCCAGCCATTGATCAGTTTGCTTGTCGTAGTTAAATCCAGCATAAATTGTGGTATGTAGTCTAAAAATGGGCTTATCCCAGGTAACTTTTCGCATAAAGTATAAATTTGGCGGCTTGATTTTTTTCATTTCAGCATCCTTAAGCCTTGTACTAATCACATATTCTAACAACATGATCTTTCAATAAATTAAATCAAAAATAAGTATTGTTAGATAGCATTAAATCCATTATAAATTTAATTACGGGGCCTGTCATGTTAGTTATTATGATTAATGGTGACTGTCTATGCTATCACCGTGGATTTATCAATAAGGCTATGCTATACAGGATACGTTAGCTGTAAATTTTAACATAGGAGATAACATGGGAAAGGAAAGTTCAGTTGCACCAAAAGAGCGTGTCAATATTGTTTATAGTCCAGCAACAGATGGCGTAGAAGAAGATGTTGAACTTGCAATGAAGTCACTTGTTATTGGAGAGTTTACACCAGAGGTTGATCCAACACCACTTGTTGATCGAAAAGCCATTAATGTGGATAAAGATAACTTTAACGATGTCTTAAAGGGACAAAAATTAAATTTGTCAATCAATGTAAAAAACTGTCTTGAAGAAGATGCGAAAGAAGATGATGAGCTTGGTGTTAAGCTTAAATTTGAGTCCATTAGTGATTTTTCTCCTGATGGCATTGTCGATCAGGTACCAGAATTAAGACAATTAATTGAATTAAGAGATGCATTAAAAGCTGTTAGAAGTCCATTAGGTAATGTACCAGAATTTAGAAAACGCTTAGCCAGTATTATTGGGAACCCGGAAACTAGAACTCAATTATTGGATGAATTGAATTTAGAAGGTAATAAAGAGTAATTATTTAAGTTAAGGATCAAGGTAATGGCAAAAGAAGAAGCAACATCAAAACCTCAAGCAACTGAAGAGAAGAGTAAAGGTATTTTAGAAGACTTATTGGATATTTCAAATTTATCCTCAGGTGAAGACTCAGTTAGTTTGGCTAAAAAAGGCCTTAATGCATTTGTTAATGAACTTTGTGAGCCATCACGCCAAGGAGAGAAAATTTCTGGCACACTCATTAATGATATGTTAGCAAAGCTAGATAAAAAAATCTCAAAACAAATGGATCAGATTCTACATAATAAAGATTTTCAAAAACTTGAGTCATCTTGGCGCTCATTAAAATATTTAGTTGATAATACAGATTTTAGAGAAAACACTAAAATTAATATCTTAAATGTTAGTAAAGATGAGTTGATTGATGATTTTGAAGATGCGCCAGAGATTACTAAAAGTGCATTATATAAGTTAGTTTATACTGCAGAATATGGTCAATTTGGTGGTCAACCGTTTGGTTCAATTATTGGTAACTATAATTTTAATCCAGATGCAAGAGATGTTGGCTTATTACAGAATATTGCAAGTGTCAGTACCATGGCACATGCGCCATTTATTTCAGCAGCGGGACCTAAATTTTTTGGTGTAGAGTCATATGGCAAACTACCAAACTTAAATGATTTAAGCTCCATTTTTGAAATGCCACAATATGCTAAATGGAACGGTTTTAGAGAATCAGAAGATGCACGTTACGTTGGTTTAACTTGCCCAAGATTTTTATTACGCCTACCTTATAGCGAAACCACAACTAAAGCGAAAAAATTTGACTATAGCGAAGATGTTTCAGGTGGTCATGAAGAATTCTTATGGGGAAATGCCGCATTTGCATTAGCAGCTCGAGTTAATGATAGCTTTGCAAAATATCGCTGGGCTGCAAATATTACAGGCCCTAAAGGTGGTGGTGCAGTAGAAGATTTACCAATCTATAACTTTGAAGCATTAGGTGAAACGCAGACGAAAATTCCAACTGAAGTATTAATTTCAGAGCGTCGTGAATATGAGTTAGCAGAGCAAGGTTTTATTGGTTTGAGTATGCGTAAAGGTAGTAATAATGCGGCCTTTTTCTCAGCAAATTCTTGTCAAAAACCTAAAATTTTTCCAAATACACCAGAAGGTAAAGCTGCAGAGACAAATTATAAATTAGGTACGCAATTGCCTTATTTATTTATTGTTTCAAGACTATCTCATTATATTAAGGTATTACAAAGAGAGAATATTGGTAGTTGGAAAGAGCGTGATGAACTAGAAAGAGAGCTAAATAAATGGGTCAGCCAATACGTAGTGAATATGGAAAACCCATCGGCTGAAGTGAAAAGTCGTTGTCCATTACGTGAGGCATCTATTAGTGTCTCTGATGTCGCTGGTGAACCTGGATGGTATAAAGTACAGTTAAATATTCGTCCACATTTTAAATACATGGGTGCAAGTTTTACTTTGTCATTAGTTGGCAAATTAGAAAAGCAATAAATTTTATTTAATTAAAACAAAGGAGAATTATCATGGCAAATCCAATCTTTTTAGATATCGCAACTCAAAAAGGTGGTGCAATTCAAGATCCAGGTCAAACAAAGAAAAACTATGATAAGCAATTGCTTGTTCAAGAATTTGATCAAAATATTGCAATGTCAATTAGTCATCATAAAGCACATGCAGGTTCAGTTGCGCGTCCTGACCCAATTAAATTTACTTTATCGATGGGTTGTTATGAGACTGAGTTAAAGCAAGCTTGTGCTACAGGCGATCGAGTCACTACAGCGACTTTTTCATTCCCAGTTACAGATAAAAGTGGTGAAGAGAAAAATTCATATACGATTAAGGCAACTGGAGGTATTATCACAAGTGTTAGACGTATCTCTCCGCCATTATGGCAGCAAGAAAATGATACAGTACCTACTATGGTTGAAGTTGAAATTGCCTATGAAAAACTTGAAGAGCAAGATTTAATTCATAATAAACAAATGACTTATAGTTGGGATGAGCGTTAATTAATAACACAATAAAAATCACTAACAAATAATGCATAAGTTAAGACTATTAGAGAGAATGAAAGCTTGGGAAACAGGCCAGATTTCTCGATTTAATGAATCAAAAGAGACGGACATTCTTCAGTCTGTTTTGAGTCATCTTGAGCGTATGCTAAATACAAAAAAAGGGGGGGTGAAATTGTTTAATGATTATGGGGTGCCTGAATTTCATGATTTATCAGAAGGCGTGATTGAAGATGAGATTAAAAAAGTCATTAGTACCTATGAGCCAAGACTTGAAGTTGATAGTGTAACTCGTAAAGCACCAAAAGATACTGAGCCATCCAACATTGAGGTATCTATTGCTGGTAAAATTAAAGGCCGAGATAATTTATTACGATTTACAACGGTTTTAACTGCCAATGGGCGAGTAACGATTCAGCTATAGAGAAAGCTTTTAATGTACTAACTGAAAATAATAAGGACTTAATTTAGTGGCAAAGTTCCAAGACTTATATCAACGTGAATTGCATAATATTCGTCAGTTATCAAAGGAGTTTTCACAAGCACATCCAAATGTTGCGCCTATGTTGCGTGATAAATCTTCAGATCCAGATGTAGAGAGATTATTAGAAGGGTTTGCCTATATTTCGGCACAAATTCAAGAGATTATTGATGATCAAATCCCACAGTTTAGTGGTGCATTGATCAATAAATTTTTTCCACATTATTTACGACCATTACCATCAGCAACAGTCATGCATTTTCAACCAAAAGCTGAACTATCAGAAGTGTTTACGGTAAAAAAAGGTGCAAGCTTTGGTTCAATTCCTGTTAATGGAACAACGTGTTTGTTTAGGTTATGCTCAGATTTAAGCGTTGATCCTATTACACTTAATAAAGCTTGTGTCGT comes from the bacterium SCSIO 12844 genome and includes:
- a CDS encoding pentapeptide repeat-containing protein, with translation MKKIKPPNLYFMRKVTWDKPIFRLHTTIYAGFNYDKQTDQWLDKKALLTLIKKIQASALFDHGIERKYSECLIYCENNQTENISLQIGDINKRDAKKTFLALPLTDKHYRKTKGTFNDEWLKNNWPSLPKDHQQDTFQIAPKDQWSKIPFRWNEAFKIIDQSTSKDENTTYSLPFKRIELFVEKKDQLDQVQLQPDLIWLLPEYQTGIVVAHGTIEVKDQLASDIDYFYITDPTLDETISLEEHKNEFLKQKALKKPNFKPKPMQIKKLQIPSEISIDKPQPKPIELDPEIKNIKADIDQKVATLKSQYASQIQQAQTQQLPSELDSALNESNPKVMINKIKTYVDSKLQVVQNQITEQLPGKKDLTLNPSDITLDSMLLSLSTSLTNSFNQAKTLLPKSEIDKLPSPESLLKDVTQQIKTAEEEKANKVKPQAKKITKIHFQNGDFSNENFSNYDFTDCDLTNSIFKGANLTNALFKRTIIKNTNFEDANLNTSIFKNLQIDSSNFKNTLLSESQFDQAIINHSLFEQTDLSKSTSISSQWRNCQFKKVHFNHSALEKVEFNHCNMADIYFSQSQLTKVDFNNIHAKSCYFDQLNANDFKINHSTIEHCYAQESKLISTKLIRSQLSFASFESATACELLLNQCQLKEVNFSNSNLTGIRIQNESNIDQCLFNHANLTKARMMKSHLYNNQFNQSILNRAMIYQCTIKMQKFNKVVAKNSNFNGSSLTACFFEKTNLLNAKFRFVNLNQSTYSQSNLYGISLYQAKINDTLFENNLTKDSFDLVKSVQTQEVQ
- the tssB gene encoding type VI secretion system contractile sheath small subunit; translation: MGKESSVAPKERVNIVYSPATDGVEEDVELAMKSLVIGEFTPEVDPTPLVDRKAINVDKDNFNDVLKGQKLNLSINVKNCLEEDAKEDDELGVKLKFESISDFSPDGIVDQVPELRQLIELRDALKAVRSPLGNVPEFRKRLASIIGNPETRTQLLDELNLEGNKE
- the tssC gene encoding type VI secretion system contractile sheath large subunit, producing the protein MAKEEATSKPQATEEKSKGILEDLLDISNLSSGEDSVSLAKKGLNAFVNELCEPSRQGEKISGTLINDMLAKLDKKISKQMDQILHNKDFQKLESSWRSLKYLVDNTDFRENTKINILNVSKDELIDDFEDAPEITKSALYKLVYTAEYGQFGGQPFGSIIGNYNFNPDARDVGLLQNIASVSTMAHAPFISAAGPKFFGVESYGKLPNLNDLSSIFEMPQYAKWNGFRESEDARYVGLTCPRFLLRLPYSETTTKAKKFDYSEDVSGGHEEFLWGNAAFALAARVNDSFAKYRWAANITGPKGGGAVEDLPIYNFEALGETQTKIPTEVLISERREYELAEQGFIGLSMRKGSNNAAFFSANSCQKPKIFPNTPEGKAAETNYKLGTQLPYLFIVSRLSHYIKVLQRENIGSWKERDELERELNKWVSQYVVNMENPSAEVKSRCPLREASISVSDVAGEPGWYKVQLNIRPHFKYMGASFTLSLVGKLEKQ
- a CDS encoding type VI secretion system tube protein Hcp, which produces MANPIFLDIATQKGGAIQDPGQTKKNYDKQLLVQEFDQNIAMSISHHKAHAGSVARPDPIKFTLSMGCYETELKQACATGDRVTTATFSFPVTDKSGEEKNSYTIKATGGIITSVRRISPPLWQQENDTVPTMVEVEIAYEKLEEQDLIHNKQMTYSWDER
- the tssE gene encoding type VI secretion system baseplate subunit TssE, which encodes MKAWETGQISRFNESKETDILQSVLSHLERMLNTKKGGVKLFNDYGVPEFHDLSEGVIEDEIKKVISTYEPRLEVDSVTRKAPKDTEPSNIEVSIAGKIKGRDNLLRFTTVLTANGRVTIQL